One region of Mesobacillus boroniphilus genomic DNA includes:
- a CDS encoding RNA polymerase sigma factor, with product MSDPRIDLYEKYKNAIFLYLYRSTLSQHIAEDLTQDTFLKAFQSLASFRGESSLKTWLFRIARNTYINHSKKKQNNMEFQTDMMDQYITQKLDQFKRSDDQNAIELTLLQLPENYRTYIILRDVNDLTYEEVATVTNETIGQVKVGLYRARKKFKEIYRNLEDGE from the coding sequence ATGTCGGACCCAAGGATTGATTTATACGAAAAATACAAGAATGCGATTTTCCTGTACCTTTACCGTTCAACGTTAAGTCAACATATTGCCGAAGACCTGACTCAGGACACTTTTTTGAAGGCTTTCCAGTCACTGGCCAGCTTCCGTGGGGAGTCCTCTTTAAAAACCTGGCTTTTTAGAATAGCAAGGAATACTTATATCAATCACAGCAAGAAAAAACAAAACAACATGGAGTTTCAAACAGATATGATGGACCAGTATATAACGCAGAAGCTGGACCAATTCAAACGTTCAGATGACCAAAATGCAATTGAGCTGACCTTGCTGCAGCTGCCTGAAAATTACAGAACCTATATCATTTTACGGGATGTGAATGACCTTACTTATGAGGAAGTTGCTACCGTCACAAACGAAACGATCGGCCAGGTGAAGGTTGGCTTGTACCGGGCCCGAAAGAAGTTCAAGGAAATCTACAGGAATTTGGAGGATGGAGAATGA
- a CDS encoding undecaprenyl-diphosphatase, giving the protein MMDLKLFRLINRLSGRFSPMDQLMILISNRVRYAYLLIIVYMLFKNRFNKRIALETGMAVLISFIAHFFIHLFYFRPRPFKKRRVGILIPSKMDSSFPSKHTILAFAASTTVLMFHRTLGTIMMWMSALTGFSRIWVGHHYPFDIVGSAILGSMTSVVTRIISFRKFGQKPADS; this is encoded by the coding sequence ATGATGGACCTTAAACTTTTCCGGCTAATCAACAGACTTTCAGGACGGTTCTCTCCAATGGATCAACTAATGATCCTTATATCGAATCGAGTACGCTATGCTTACCTATTGATTATTGTATATATGCTCTTCAAAAATCGATTTAACAAAAGAATTGCACTTGAAACGGGCATGGCGGTTCTCATCAGCTTTATTGCCCACTTCTTCATCCACTTATTTTATTTTAGACCTCGTCCCTTCAAGAAACGGCGAGTTGGAATCCTTATTCCCTCAAAGATGGATTCATCCTTTCCGAGCAAACATACGATACTTGCTTTCGCTGCTTCAACTACTGTTTTGATGTTTCACAGAACCCTGGGCACGATTATGATGTGGATGTCTGCTCTAACAGGATTTTCGAGAATCTGGGTTGGACACCACTACCCATTTGATATCGTTGGAAGTGCAATTCTTGGATCAATGACAAGTGTAGTGACGAGAATCATTTCATTCCGCAAATTTGGACAAAAACCAGCGGATAGCTAA
- a CDS encoding GyrI-like domain-containing protein, translated as MEAKLVNKEAFKAVGAKWVGTFEQAAKDDIKIFHKEFLKRKTELKSALNPENIFGLSYHITQNGFTYYLALEVEDGTAIPEEMELITVPACTFACIEYKGKAVHEAYTNLYTWIKENGYTLTQNGLEHLEEYPGSFDPVNDVPELKIHIPIMI; from the coding sequence ATGGAAGCAAAGCTGGTTAACAAAGAAGCATTTAAGGCTGTAGGAGCTAAATGGGTAGGAACTTTTGAACAAGCAGCTAAGGATGATATAAAGATTTTTCATAAGGAGTTTTTAAAAAGGAAGACTGAATTAAAAAGTGCTTTAAATCCTGAGAACATTTTTGGACTTTCCTATCACATCACACAAAATGGCTTTACATATTATCTGGCCCTTGAAGTGGAAGATGGGACGGCTATCCCTGAAGAAATGGAGCTTATTACGGTTCCAGCCTGTACATTTGCCTGTATCGAGTATAAAGGGAAAGCGGTACATGAAGCTTATACAAACTTGTACACCTGGATCAAAGAAAACGGATATACATTGACCCAAAATGGTTTAGAACATCTGGAAGAGTATCCAGGAAGCTTTGATCCTGTGAATGATGTGCCTGAATTGAAAATCCATATACCGATTATGATTTAA
- a CDS encoding DUF4257 domain-containing protein: protein MLENIIFAMIIGGFVGLTAHVRKRGKIIMPRRTKKFIYLGFFEEILTGSLAAALLVVSSEADSLLRVFLMSIMAGFGGDALLRGLELFRIGSSNPGGEDIGK, encoded by the coding sequence TTGTTAGAAAACATTATTTTCGCAATGATCATCGGTGGATTTGTTGGACTGACAGCGCATGTGAGAAAACGAGGCAAGATCATAATGCCCCGAAGGACAAAAAAATTCATCTACCTTGGTTTCTTTGAAGAAATTCTCACCGGTTCATTAGCCGCCGCACTATTAGTAGTCTCATCAGAGGCAGATTCGCTGTTAAGAGTATTTTTAATGTCCATCATGGCTGGTTTCGGGGGTGATGCCTTACTAAGAGGACTTGAATTATTTCGAATAGGTAGCAGTAACCCGGGTGGGGAGGATATTGGCAAATGA
- a CDS encoding kinase gives MEEVEKILTQIKSSVLQNKRIILGIDGLSRSGKTTFVKRFASTLSKKGIESTVIHLDDHIVARSKRYNTGQEEWREYYYLQWDVESIKKSLFDKLIHSNEIELPFYDNDRDQHVYKNLKLAGKNVFVVEGIFLQRAEWEPFFDYTVFIDCPRDIRFARESSQTQQNIEKFEKRYWKAEDYYMEKLRPIEQADIVIPYFQLIKDLQ, from the coding sequence ATGGAAGAAGTAGAAAAGATATTGACACAAATTAAGTCGTCTGTACTTCAAAATAAACGCATTATTTTAGGGATAGATGGGCTTAGCAGGTCAGGGAAAACGACTTTTGTGAAGAGATTCGCCTCAACGCTTTCGAAAAAAGGAATTGAAAGTACGGTTATTCACTTAGACGACCATATTGTAGCACGGTCGAAAAGGTACAACACGGGCCAAGAAGAATGGCGGGAGTATTATTACTTACAGTGGGATGTAGAGTCGATTAAGAAATCTTTGTTTGATAAACTAATCCACTCAAATGAAATCGAGCTCCCATTTTATGATAATGACAGGGATCAACATGTTTATAAAAACCTGAAGTTAGCAGGCAAAAACGTTTTTGTTGTTGAAGGGATTTTCCTCCAGAGAGCAGAATGGGAACCATTTTTTGATTATACGGTTTTTATTGACTGTCCACGGGATATAAGGTTTGCGCGGGAAAGCAGTCAAACTCAGCAGAACATCGAAAAGTTCGAAAAAAGATATTGGAAAGCGGAGGACTATTACATGGAAAAGCTTCGACCGATAGAACAAGCCGATATAGTCATCCCATATTTTCAATTGATTAAGGATTTACAATAA
- a CDS encoding DUF4253 domain-containing protein → MNWKRLISFGRNKENEFKMDQSGISQEVLTIVKGNTNGRLLPFYKKDMYTEKSAEVAGICVEVKPEEADQLVLTLREELEPVNYLAFICDSDREKIGIIPGSEQFDILKLQQTNGDNYDISNERVISKLKEWNRSYPFIIIGADYDWVEANFEVFPEGDDLKEFVKKIYKFCPDIVEQGSGSINGLIEEMRETRKLYLWWD, encoded by the coding sequence TTGAATTGGAAAAGGTTAATAAGCTTTGGCAGGAATAAGGAAAACGAATTTAAAATGGACCAAAGCGGAATTTCACAAGAGGTACTGACAATTGTAAAAGGAAATACAAATGGCAGGTTGCTGCCTTTTTATAAAAAGGATATGTATACAGAGAAATCTGCTGAAGTTGCGGGAATTTGTGTGGAAGTAAAACCGGAAGAAGCGGATCAACTGGTTTTAACACTAAGGGAGGAACTTGAGCCGGTAAACTATTTAGCCTTTATTTGCGATTCTGATCGGGAAAAAATCGGCATTATCCCTGGATCAGAACAGTTTGATATCCTTAAACTCCAGCAGACGAATGGGGACAATTACGATATAAGCAACGAGAGGGTTATTTCTAAGCTAAAGGAATGGAATAGAAGCTATCCGTTCATCATCATCGGCGCGGATTATGATTGGGTGGAAGCGAATTTTGAAGTTTTTCCTGAAGGAGACGATCTAAAAGAATTTGTAAAAAAAATCTATAAATTCTGTCCTGATATCGTGGAACAGGGATCAGGAAGCATCAATGGTTTAATTGAAGAAATGAGAGAAACAAGGAAATTATACTTATGGTGGGACTAA